One region of Streptomyces leeuwenhoekii genomic DNA includes:
- a CDS encoding SH3 domain-containing protein: protein MSVDHAAMTGSEGEREAVITAAATALRYYAVAPGVRLNVRSGPGTGYPIVRVLPVGAKVPIFCQTPGTSVTGPYGTTNIWDNIDDGEYVSDSYIQTGSDGYIRPRCA from the coding sequence ATGTCAGTCGACCATGCCGCGATGACGGGGAGCGAGGGCGAGCGGGAGGCCGTCATCACGGCGGCGGCCACGGCCCTGCGCTACTACGCGGTCGCGCCGGGCGTCCGCCTCAACGTGCGCAGCGGTCCCGGCACGGGGTACCCGATCGTCCGGGTGCTGCCGGTGGGAGCCAAGGTCCCGATCTTCTGCCAGACCCCGGGCACGAGTGTCACGGGCCCCTACGGCACCACCAACATCTGGGACAACATCGACGACGGCGAGTACGTCTCGGACAGCTACATCCAGACCGGCAGCGACGGCTACATCCGCCCGCGCTGCGCCTGA
- a CDS encoding serine/threonine-protein kinase, producing MAAAHNAGASTEAELPQYAGHYRLESVLGSGGMGVVHLARSTSGRKLAVKVVHAEFAEDPEFRGRFRQEVAAARRVSGAFTAPVVDADPEAGRPWMATLFIPGETLSEHVKRNGPMEPAPLRRLMAGLAEALRDIHRVGVVHRDLKPSNVLLSADGPKVIDFGISRPSDSELRTETGKLIGTPPFMAPEQFRRPREVGPAADVFALGSVLVHAATGRGPFDSDSPYVVAYQVVHDEPDLTGVPGELAALVRRCLAKEPGERPTPDQLMRELRSVASSYDTQPFVPAPRSGADGAPDAGPGTEADGTPRPGPGTEADGTPGPGPGRGAEGAPGQGAGAGEGGPRRTGRPGKRAVLVTGALGLAVLGTLVSVPLLDSSTAASGSPAPRSTAGRFGAWTAVPASGWGAPQCAYGAGKLLCSRPGLVFALDPVDGTVLWRHAVSRAPRGGPPVVAGGLVQPSPDGGRGLESLDPASGRPVWRRDVPEYGGLRIAGGTLLLTGADGRVTGVDGASGDTLWSRPVPGHATPYFDSFAGDPLAYATSVSADGARTRVTAVDPDTGEVRWDARLAGRLKPVGARNGSLVLLAVGAVQGEARAVVRYAPGTGEVRRVALPVPLEQAHGTVRGDVVYLTGAGGSLVAVDLAARRQRWSLETGVARASAPVADGRHVYLTAPDGRLLAVDARDGRLAGQTAPRLGAGSDRVPASLPEPVLALGHVYGAAPDGTVFAVDGDDPSAW from the coding sequence ATGGCGGCAGCGCACAACGCCGGAGCCAGTACGGAAGCGGAACTTCCGCAATATGCCGGGCACTATCGGCTGGAGTCCGTTTTGGGGTCCGGCGGCATGGGGGTCGTGCATCTGGCCCGCAGCACCTCGGGCCGCAAGCTGGCGGTGAAGGTCGTCCATGCCGAGTTCGCCGAGGATCCCGAGTTCAGAGGGCGGTTCCGGCAGGAGGTGGCTGCGGCGCGGCGGGTCAGCGGTGCCTTCACCGCGCCCGTAGTGGACGCCGATCCGGAGGCCGGGCGGCCCTGGATGGCCACGCTGTTCATTCCCGGGGAGACCCTGTCGGAGCATGTGAAGCGGAACGGTCCCATGGAGCCGGCGCCGCTGCGCCGCCTGATGGCCGGGCTCGCCGAGGCGCTGCGCGACATCCACCGTGTCGGGGTCGTGCACCGGGATCTGAAACCGAGCAACGTACTGCTCTCCGCGGACGGGCCGAAGGTCATCGACTTCGGGATCTCCCGGCCGTCGGACAGCGAACTGCGCACGGAGACGGGCAAGCTGATCGGCACGCCGCCGTTCATGGCGCCCGAGCAGTTCCGCCGGCCGCGGGAGGTGGGTCCCGCGGCCGATGTGTTCGCGCTCGGGTCGGTGCTGGTGCACGCCGCGACCGGGCGCGGGCCGTTCGACTCCGACAGTCCGTACGTCGTCGCCTACCAGGTCGTGCACGACGAGCCCGACCTGACCGGCGTACCCGGCGAACTCGCCGCCCTGGTGCGGCGGTGCCTGGCCAAGGAGCCCGGTGAGCGGCCGACCCCCGACCAACTGATGCGCGAGCTGCGGTCGGTGGCCTCCTCCTACGACACGCAGCCCTTCGTCCCGGCGCCGCGGTCCGGGGCGGACGGCGCGCCGGATGCCGGGCCCGGCACCGAGGCGGACGGCACGCCTCGTCCGGGGCCCGGCACGGAGGCGGACGGCACGCCCGGCCCGGGGCCGGGCAGGGGGGCGGAGGGCGCGCCGGGGCAAGGGGCCGGTGCGGGAGAAGGGGGACCGCGGAGGACCGGGCGTCCGGGCAAGCGGGCGGTGCTGGTGACCGGGGCGCTCGGCCTGGCCGTGCTCGGCACGCTGGTCTCGGTCCCGCTGCTCGACAGCTCCACCGCCGCGTCCGGGAGCCCGGCCCCGCGCTCCACGGCGGGCCGTTTCGGCGCCTGGACGGCGGTGCCGGCCTCGGGGTGGGGCGCGCCGCAGTGCGCGTACGGCGCGGGAAAGCTGCTGTGCTCGCGCCCGGGGCTGGTGTTCGCCCTCGATCCCGTCGACGGCACCGTGCTGTGGCGGCACGCCGTGTCCCGGGCGCCGCGCGGCGGGCCGCCGGTCGTGGCCGGTGGTCTCGTCCAGCCCTCGCCGGACGGGGGCCGCGGTCTGGAGTCGCTCGATCCGGCCTCGGGCCGGCCGGTGTGGCGGCGGGACGTGCCCGAGTACGGCGGTCTGCGGATCGCCGGCGGGACGCTCCTGCTCACGGGGGCGGACGGGCGGGTCACCGGGGTGGACGGCGCCTCGGGCGACACCCTGTGGAGCCGCCCGGTCCCGGGCCATGCGACGCCGTACTTCGACTCCTTCGCGGGGGATCCGCTGGCGTACGCGACGAGCGTGTCCGCGGACGGGGCGCGCACCCGTGTCACGGCGGTGGACCCGGACACCGGTGAGGTGCGGTGGGACGCGCGGCTGGCGGGGAGGCTGAAGCCCGTCGGCGCGCGGAACGGGTCCCTGGTCCTCCTCGCCGTCGGTGCCGTCCAGGGCGAGGCGCGGGCCGTGGTGCGCTACGCGCCGGGCACCGGTGAGGTGCGGCGGGTGGCTCTGCCCGTCCCGCTGGAGCAGGCGCACGGCACCGTGCGCGGGGACGTCGTGTACCTCACGGGGGCGGGCGGATCGCTCGTCGCCGTGGACCTGGCGGCGCGGCGGCAGCGGTGGAGCCTGGAGACGGGGGTGGCCCGGGCTTCCGCGCCGGTCGCCGACGGGCGCCACGTGTACCTCACCGCCCCCGACGGCCGGCTCCTCGCCGTCGACGCCCGTGACGGCCGCCTGGCCGGCCAGACCGCCCCGCGGCTCGGCGCCGGGTCGGACCGGGTCCCCGCCTCCCTGCCCGAGCCCGTCCTCGCCCTCGGTCACGTCTACGGCGCGGCTCCGGACGGCACCGTCTTCGCCGTGGACGGGGACGATCCGTCGGCCTGGTGA
- the ilvD gene encoding dihydroxy-acid dehydratase: protein MPELRSRTVTHGRNMAGARALMRASGVPGADIGRKPIIAVANSFTEFVPGHTHLAPVGRIVSEAVKEAGGIPREFNTIAVDDGIAMGHGGMLYSLPSRDLIADSVEYMVEAHCADALICISNCDKITPGMLNAALRLNIPTVFVSGGPMESGRATLVDGTVRTLDLVDAMVEAANDKVSDADVLRIEENACPTCGSCSGMFTANSMNCLTEALGLSLPGNGSVLATHTARRALYENAARTVMDLTRRYYEQDDDSVLPRSIATFAAFENAMALDIAMGGSTNTILHLLAAAQEAGVPFGLTEIDALSRRVPCLAKVAPNVAKDRTYYMEDVHRAGGIPALLGELHRAGLLNEDVHAVHSPSLADWLKTWDIRGGSPSPEAVELWHAAPGCVRSAEAFSQSERWDTLDEDAENGCIRSAEHAYSKDGGLAVLRGNLAVDGCVVKTAGVDESVWTFEGPAVVCESQEEAVEKILTKQVQEGDVVVIRYEGPKGGPGMQEMLYPTSYLKSRGLGKACALVTDGRFSGGTSGLSIGHASPEAASGGTIALVEDGDRIRIDIPNRSIELLVDDAELARREQELNGVYAPKNRDRKVSAALRAYAAMATSADKGAVRDVSKLG from the coding sequence ATGCCCGAGCTGAGGTCCCGCACAGTCACCCACGGCCGCAACATGGCGGGCGCCCGCGCCCTTATGCGTGCCTCCGGTGTACCGGGCGCGGACATCGGCCGGAAGCCGATCATCGCCGTCGCCAACAGCTTCACCGAGTTCGTGCCCGGCCACACCCACCTGGCGCCGGTCGGCCGGATCGTCAGCGAGGCCGTCAAGGAGGCCGGCGGCATCCCGCGCGAGTTCAACACGATCGCCGTCGACGACGGCATCGCCATGGGCCACGGCGGCATGCTCTACTCCCTGCCCTCCCGCGACCTGATCGCGGACAGTGTGGAGTACATGGTGGAGGCCCACTGCGCCGACGCCCTGATCTGCATCTCCAACTGCGACAAGATCACCCCGGGCATGCTCAACGCCGCCCTGCGGCTGAACATCCCCACCGTCTTCGTCTCCGGCGGCCCGATGGAGTCCGGCCGGGCCACGCTCGTCGACGGCACGGTCCGCACCCTGGACCTGGTCGACGCCATGGTGGAGGCCGCCAACGACAAGGTCTCCGACGCCGACGTCCTGCGCATCGAGGAGAACGCCTGCCCGACCTGCGGCAGCTGTTCCGGCATGTTCACCGCCAACTCGATGAACTGCCTCACCGAGGCGCTCGGCCTCTCCCTCCCGGGCAACGGCTCGGTGCTGGCCACCCACACGGCCCGCAGGGCGCTCTACGAGAACGCGGCCCGCACGGTCATGGACCTGACCCGCCGCTACTACGAGCAGGACGACGACTCCGTCCTCCCGCGCTCCATCGCCACCTTCGCCGCGTTCGAGAACGCCATGGCGCTCGACATCGCGATGGGCGGCTCCACCAACACGATCCTGCACCTGCTGGCCGCCGCCCAGGAGGCGGGCGTCCCCTTCGGCCTGACCGAGATCGACGCCCTCTCGCGCCGCGTGCCCTGCCTGGCCAAGGTCGCCCCGAACGTCGCCAAGGACCGCACGTACTACATGGAGGACGTGCACCGCGCCGGCGGCATCCCCGCCCTGCTCGGCGAGCTGCACCGCGCGGGCCTGCTCAACGAGGACGTCCACGCCGTCCACAGCCCCTCCCTGGCCGACTGGCTCAAGACCTGGGACATCCGCGGCGGCTCCCCGTCCCCGGAGGCCGTCGAACTGTGGCACGCGGCCCCCGGCTGCGTCCGCTCCGCCGAGGCGTTCTCCCAGTCCGAGCGCTGGGACACCCTCGACGAGGACGCCGAGAACGGCTGCATCCGCTCCGCCGAGCACGCGTACTCCAAGGACGGCGGCCTGGCGGTGCTGCGCGGCAACCTCGCCGTCGACGGCTGCGTCGTGAAGACGGCCGGCGTCGACGAGTCCGTCTGGACCTTCGAGGGCCCGGCGGTGGTCTGCGAGTCGCAGGAGGAGGCCGTCGAGAAGATCCTCACCAAGCAGGTCCAGGAGGGCGACGTCGTCGTCATCCGCTACGAGGGCCCCAAGGGCGGCCCCGGCATGCAGGAGATGCTCTACCCGACGTCGTACCTGAAGAGCCGCGGCCTCGGAAAGGCGTGCGCGCTGGTCACCGACGGCCGCTTCTCCGGTGGCACCTCGGGCCTGTCGATCGGCCACGCCTCCCCGGAGGCGGCCTCCGGCGGCACCATCGCCCTCGTGGAGGACGGCGACCGCATCCGCATCGACATCCCCAACCGCTCCATCGAGCTGCTGGTCGACGACGCCGAGCTGGCCCGTCGCGAGCAGGAGCTGAACGGCGTGTACGCGCCGAAGAACCGTGACCGCAAGGTCTCGGCGGCCCTGCGGGCGTACGCCGCGATGGCGACCAGCGCCGACAAGGGCGCGGTGCGGGACGTCAGCAAGCTGGGCTGA
- a CDS encoding sugar phosphate isomerase/epimerase family protein: MAEPVVRIPDAKVALSTASVYPESTATAFEIAARLGYDGVEVMVWTDPVSQDIEALRRLSDYHGVPILAVHAPCLLITQRVWTTDPWVKLQRARAAAEKLGASTVVVHPPFRWQRQYARDFVNGIWRMADETDVRFAVENMYPWRYRDREMPAYAPDWDVTKDDYRHFTIDLSHTATARTDALGMVDRMGDRLGHVHLADGRGSAKDEHLVPGRGTQPCAEVLERLARNGFDGHVVIEVNTRRAMSSAEREADLAEALAFTRQHLASAAKVPRR; this comes from the coding sequence ATGGCAGAGCCCGTCGTGCGCATCCCGGACGCGAAGGTCGCCCTGTCGACGGCCTCGGTCTATCCGGAGTCGACGGCGACGGCCTTCGAGATCGCCGCGCGCCTCGGGTACGACGGCGTCGAGGTCATGGTGTGGACCGACCCGGTCAGCCAGGACATCGAGGCGCTGCGCAGGCTCAGCGACTACCACGGCGTTCCGATCCTGGCCGTCCACGCGCCCTGTCTGCTGATCACGCAGCGGGTGTGGACCACCGACCCGTGGGTCAAGCTGCAGCGCGCCCGCGCGGCGGCCGAGAAGCTCGGTGCCTCCACGGTCGTCGTGCACCCGCCGTTCCGCTGGCAGCGGCAGTACGCCCGCGACTTCGTGAACGGAATCTGGCGGATGGCGGACGAGACGGATGTGCGGTTCGCCGTAGAGAACATGTACCCGTGGCGTTACCGCGACCGCGAGATGCCGGCGTACGCCCCCGACTGGGACGTGACCAAGGACGACTACCGCCACTTCACGATCGACCTCAGCCACACCGCCACGGCCCGCACCGACGCCCTCGGGATGGTCGACCGCATGGGCGACCGGCTCGGCCACGTCCACCTCGCCGACGGCCGGGGCTCCGCCAAGGACGAGCACCTGGTCCCCGGCCGGGGCACGCAGCCCTGCGCGGAGGTCCTGGAGCGGCTCGCCCGGAACGGCTTCGACGGCCACGTCGTGATCGAGGTCAACACCCGCCGCGCGATGTCGAGCGCCGAGCGCGAGGCCGACCTGGCGGAGGCCCTGGCCTTCACCCGGCAGCACCTGGCCTCGGCGGCGAAGGTGCCGCGCCGGTGA
- a CDS encoding Ppx/GppA phosphatase family protein → MRLGVLDVGSNTVHLLVVDAHPGARPLPAHSHKAELRLAQLLDDEGAIGPDGVDRLVAVVRDALQAAEDKGVEDLLPFATSAVREARNADEVLARVRAETGVALTVLSGAEEARLTFLAARRWYGWSAGKLLVLDIGGGSLEIAYGIDEEPDAAASLPLGAGRLTAAWLPGDPPAPEDIRALRRHVRTEIARTVGEFSRFGAPDHVVATSKTFKQLARIGGAARSAEGAYVQRELKRASLEAWVPRLAGMTTAELAELPGVSAGRAGQLVAGALVAEAAMDLFGVERLEICPWALREGVILRRLDHMVSA, encoded by the coding sequence ATGAGACTCGGTGTCCTCGACGTGGGTTCGAACACGGTGCATCTGCTGGTGGTGGACGCGCACCCCGGCGCGCGCCCGCTGCCCGCGCACTCGCACAAGGCGGAACTGCGGCTGGCCCAGCTCCTCGACGACGAGGGAGCGATCGGCCCCGACGGGGTCGACCGGCTGGTCGCGGTGGTCCGGGACGCGCTCCAGGCCGCCGAGGACAAGGGCGTCGAGGACCTGCTGCCGTTCGCCACCTCCGCGGTGCGCGAGGCCCGCAACGCCGACGAGGTCCTCGCGCGCGTGCGGGCCGAGACGGGCGTGGCGCTGACGGTCCTCAGCGGTGCGGAGGAGGCCCGGCTCACCTTCCTCGCCGCCCGCCGCTGGTACGGCTGGTCCGCGGGGAAACTGCTCGTCCTCGACATCGGCGGCGGCTCCCTGGAGATCGCCTACGGCATCGACGAGGAGCCCGACGCGGCCGCGTCGCTGCCGCTGGGCGCGGGCCGCCTGACCGCCGCCTGGCTGCCCGGCGACCCGCCCGCCCCGGAGGACATACGGGCGCTGCGCCGCCACGTCCGTACGGAGATCGCCCGCACGGTCGGCGAGTTCAGCCGCTTCGGCGCCCCCGACCACGTGGTGGCCACCTCCAAGACCTTCAAGCAACTGGCCCGGATCGGCGGCGCCGCCCGCTCCGCGGAGGGCGCGTACGTCCAGCGCGAGCTGAAGCGGGCGTCCCTGGAGGCGTGGGTGCCGCGGCTGGCCGGCATGACCACGGCCGAGCTCGCCGAACTGCCCGGCGTCTCCGCGGGCCGGGCCGGCCAGTTGGTGGCCGGGGCCCTGGTCGCCGAGGCGGCGATGGACCTGTTCGGCGTGGAACGCCTGGAGATCTGCCCGTGGGCCCTGAGGGAGGGCGTGATCCTGCGGCGGCTGGACCACATGGTGTCGGCCTGA
- a CDS encoding BACON domain-containing protein: MTSSPQTTTRPTGAHRAHRDARDRAAARTLAQRPSAPYEPYLDGLFTYCLSVLCDHDAAIAALGDTLVCAERRGHRGPEDAGDHRAWLYALARWVCLRKLAEAKRRRRGGHAADRPGDGRRRAVRRPAGLPVSAEVHAQRRRELALLAWPEAAGTTPEQREALELAVRHHLSPQEVAAVLGRDPEATRDLLASAACEVERTRAALAVVETGSCPGVARLTGDAQFVLGAALRQELVRHVDDCPRCRRTAERAIPGRWPGTTVTPAELPLLPAPRAALHAVMTHLPRVRSAYPRFDRRGFPMDPKDRAARRDRLRARAVTTTVVATVVAAPVLAVWAAYRGTPVGEGEDGRSASASEAHGPDDPGGEGAGGYENTGNAGSGPGSRFGQDGGAGASVAVVGVTDAGEQGRGRLEVTAAGRGDITLITLTATGRAPVDWSAAIDADWLYTSRSSGTLEPGESVTIKVYVDHLREPSGPWSARIAISPVGAVVSLKGYGTAPGVTNPGRPAPRPSSPAPPPAPDPAPTAPAPPAPEPSAPPPSTPAPDPTPTAPAPTEGTGGSPPPAPGDGGNPGPAAP, encoded by the coding sequence ATGACCAGCAGTCCGCAGACCACGACCCGCCCGACCGGCGCCCACCGGGCGCACCGGGACGCGCGTGACCGCGCCGCGGCGCGCACGCTGGCGCAGCGGCCCTCCGCGCCGTACGAGCCGTACCTGGACGGCCTGTTCACCTACTGCCTGTCCGTGCTGTGCGACCACGATGCCGCGATCGCGGCCCTGGGCGACACCCTGGTGTGCGCCGAGCGGCGCGGCCATCGCGGCCCGGAGGACGCCGGGGACCACAGGGCGTGGCTGTACGCGCTCGCCCGCTGGGTGTGCCTGCGGAAGCTGGCCGAGGCCAAGCGGAGACGCCGGGGCGGCCACGCGGCGGACCGCCCCGGCGACGGCCGCCGGCGCGCCGTGCGCCGGCCCGCCGGGCTGCCCGTGTCCGCCGAGGTCCACGCGCAGCGGCGCCGGGAACTGGCCCTGCTCGCCTGGCCCGAGGCCGCCGGCACCACGCCCGAGCAGCGCGAGGCCCTGGAGCTCGCCGTGCGCCACCACCTGTCCCCGCAGGAGGTCGCCGCCGTCCTCGGCCGCGACCCGGAGGCCACCCGTGATCTGCTGGCCTCCGCCGCCTGCGAGGTGGAGCGCACCCGCGCCGCCCTCGCCGTCGTCGAGACGGGGTCCTGCCCCGGTGTGGCCCGCCTCACCGGCGACGCCCAGTTCGTGCTCGGCGCGGCCCTGCGCCAGGAACTGGTGCGGCACGTCGACGACTGCCCGCGCTGCCGCCGTACGGCCGAGCGCGCGATCCCCGGCCGCTGGCCGGGCACTACCGTCACCCCCGCCGAGCTGCCCCTCCTCCCGGCGCCCCGCGCGGCCCTGCACGCCGTGATGACCCACCTCCCGCGCGTACGGAGCGCCTACCCCCGCTTCGACCGGCGCGGCTTCCCGATGGACCCCAAGGACCGGGCCGCCCGGCGGGACCGGCTGCGCGCCCGTGCCGTCACCACGACCGTGGTCGCCACCGTCGTCGCCGCCCCCGTGCTCGCGGTCTGGGCGGCCTACCGGGGCACGCCCGTCGGCGAGGGCGAGGACGGCCGCTCGGCCAGCGCCAGCGAGGCCCACGGCCCCGACGACCCGGGCGGCGAGGGGGCGGGCGGCTACGAGAACACCGGGAACGCCGGAAGCGGGCCCGGCAGCCGCTTCGGCCAGGACGGCGGGGCCGGTGCCTCCGTGGCCGTCGTCGGTGTCACCGACGCCGGGGAGCAGGGGAGGGGCCGCCTGGAGGTGACGGCCGCCGGCCGGGGCGACATCACGCTGATCACCCTGACGGCGACCGGCCGCGCACCGGTGGACTGGTCCGCCGCCATCGACGCCGACTGGCTCTACACGAGCCGGTCGTCGGGCACCCTGGAGCCCGGCGAGTCCGTGACCATCAAGGTGTACGTCGATCATCTGCGCGAGCCGTCGGGGCCCTGGAGCGCGCGGATCGCCATCTCGCCCGTGGGCGCCGTCGTCTCCCTGAAGGGCTACGGCACGGCGCCCGGCGTCACGAACCCCGGCCGCCCGGCCCCGCGCCCCAGCAGTCCCGCGCCCCCGCCCGCCCCCGACCCGGCCCCCACGGCCCCGGCACCGCCCGCCCCGGAGCCGAGCGCCCCGCCGCCCTCGACGCCCGCCCCGGACCCGACGCCCACCGCCCCGGCACCGACCGAGGGCACCGGCGGCTCACCGCCCCCGGCGCCGGGCGACGGCGGCAACCCGGGCCCGGCCGCGCCGTAG
- the radA gene encoding DNA repair protein RadA encodes MAARTKTTKDRPSYRCTECGWQTAKWLGRCPECQAWGTVEEYGTPAVRTTTPGRVTTSALPIGQVDGRQATARPTGVPELDRVLGGGLVPGAVVLLAGEPGVGKSTLLLDVAAKSASEEHRTLYVTGEESASQVRLRADRINAIDDHLYLAAETDLAAVLGHLDAVKPSLLILDSVQTVASPEIDGAPGGMAQVREVAGALIRASKERGMSTLLVGHVTKDGAIAGPRLLEHLVDVVLHFEGDRHARLRLVRGVKNRYGATDEVGCFELHDEGITGLADPSGLFLTRRAEPVPGTCLTVTLEGRRPLVAEVQALTVDSQIPSPRRTTSGLETSRVSMMLAVLEQRGRISALGKRDIYSATVGGVKLSEPAADLAVALALASAASDTPLPKNLVAIGEVGLAGEVRRVTGVQRRLAEAHRLGFTHALVPGDPGKVPAGMKVLEVADIGDALRVLPRSRRREAPREPEDRR; translated from the coding sequence ATGGCTGCCCGTACGAAGACCACCAAGGACCGGCCGTCCTACCGCTGCACCGAGTGCGGCTGGCAGACGGCCAAGTGGCTCGGCCGCTGCCCCGAGTGCCAGGCGTGGGGGACGGTCGAGGAGTACGGCACGCCCGCGGTCCGCACCACGACGCCGGGGCGCGTCACCACCTCCGCGCTCCCCATCGGCCAGGTCGACGGCCGCCAGGCCACGGCCCGCCCCACCGGCGTGCCGGAGCTGGACCGCGTCCTCGGCGGCGGGCTGGTCCCCGGCGCCGTGGTCCTGCTCGCGGGCGAGCCGGGCGTCGGCAAGTCCACCCTGCTGCTGGACGTGGCGGCCAAGTCGGCGAGCGAGGAGCACCGGACCCTCTACGTCACGGGCGAGGAGTCGGCGAGCCAGGTCCGGCTGCGCGCCGACCGCATCAACGCCATCGACGACCATCTGTACCTGGCCGCCGAGACCGACCTCGCGGCGGTCCTCGGTCACCTGGACGCCGTGAAGCCGTCCCTGCTGATCCTCGACTCCGTGCAGACGGTGGCCTCCCCCGAGATCGACGGCGCCCCCGGCGGCATGGCCCAGGTCCGCGAGGTCGCCGGGGCCCTGATCCGCGCCTCCAAGGAGCGCGGCATGTCCACCCTGCTGGTGGGCCACGTCACCAAGGACGGGGCGATCGCCGGCCCCCGTCTCCTGGAGCACCTGGTCGACGTCGTCCTCCACTTCGAGGGCGACCGCCACGCCCGCCTCCGGCTCGTACGGGGCGTCAAGAACCGCTACGGGGCCACCGACGAGGTGGGCTGCTTCGAGCTGCACGACGAGGGCATCACGGGCCTGGCCGATCCCAGCGGGCTGTTCCTCACCCGCCGCGCCGAGCCGGTGCCGGGGACCTGCCTGACCGTCACCCTGGAGGGCCGCCGCCCCCTGGTCGCCGAGGTGCAGGCGCTCACGGTCGACTCCCAGATCCCCTCCCCCCGGCGCACCACGTCCGGTCTGGAGACGTCCCGGGTGTCGATGATGCTGGCGGTGCTGGAGCAGCGCGGCCGCATCAGCGCCCTGGGCAAGCGGGACATCTACTCCGCGACGGTCGGCGGGGTGAAGCTCTCGGAGCCGGCCGCGGACCTGGCCGTCGCGCTGGCGCTGGCGAGCGCGGCGAGCGACACCCCGCTGCCGAAGAACCTCGTGGCGATCGGCGAGGTGGGCCTGGCGGGCGAGGTGAGACGGGTCACGGGCGTGCAGCGGCGGCTCGCCGAGGCGCACCGCCTGGGCTTCACACACGCCCTGGTGCCGGGCGACCCGGGGAAGGTTCCGGCCGGGATGAAGGTGCTGGAAGTCGCGGACATAGGGGACGCCCTGCGGGTCCTTCCGCGCTCCCGTCGCCGAGAGGCCCCCCGGGAGCCGGAGGACCGCCGGTAG
- the disA gene encoding DNA integrity scanning diadenylate cyclase DisA: MAANDRAAAPGKSGGSAGSDGLMRASLSAVAPGTPLRDGLERVLRGNTGGLIVLGSDKTVESMCTGGFVLDVEFTATRLRELCKLDGGIVLSSDLSKILRAGVQFVPDATIPTEETGTRHRTADRVSKQVGFPVVSVSQSMRLIALYVDGQRRVLEDSAAILSRANQALATLERYKLRLDEVAGTLSALEIEDLVTVRDVSAVAQRLEMVRRIATEIAEYVVELGTDGRLLALQLDELIAGVEPERELVVRDYVPEPTAKRSRTVEEALAELDKLSHAELLEMATVARALGYTGSPETLDSAVSPRGFRLLAKVPRLPGAIIDRLVEHFGGLQKLLAASVDDLQTVDGVGEARARSVREGLSRLAESSILERYV; encoded by the coding sequence GTGGCAGCCAACGACCGGGCAGCAGCTCCCGGAAAGTCCGGTGGGAGTGCCGGTTCCGATGGCCTGATGCGCGCCTCGCTGAGCGCCGTGGCACCCGGCACGCCCCTGCGTGACGGCCTGGAGCGCGTGCTCCGCGGCAACACCGGCGGCCTGATCGTGCTCGGCTCCGACAAGACCGTCGAGTCGATGTGCACGGGCGGCTTCGTGCTGGACGTCGAGTTCACGGCGACCCGGCTGCGCGAGCTGTGCAAGCTCGACGGCGGCATCGTGCTCTCCTCGGACCTGTCGAAGATCCTCCGTGCGGGCGTGCAGTTCGTCCCCGACGCCACGATCCCCACGGAGGAGACCGGCACCCGGCACCGCACGGCGGACCGGGTGAGCAAGCAGGTCGGCTTCCCCGTCGTCTCCGTCTCGCAGTCGATGCGCCTGATCGCCCTGTACGTCGACGGGCAGCGCCGCGTCCTGGAGGACTCCGCGGCGATCCTGTCCCGCGCCAACCAGGCGCTGGCCACGCTGGAGCGCTACAAGCTCCGTCTCGACGAGGTCGCGGGCACGCTGTCGGCGCTGGAGATCGAGGACCTGGTGACCGTCCGGGACGTCTCGGCGGTCGCGCAGCGCCTGGAGATGGTGCGCCGGATCGCCACGGAGATCGCCGAGTACGTGGTGGAGCTGGGCACCGACGGGCGCCTGCTCGCGCTCCAGCTCGACGAGTTGATCGCCGGTGTGGAGCCGGAGCGGGAGCTGGTGGTGCGGGACTACGTGCCCGAGCCGACCGCCAAGCGGTCCCGCACGGTGGAGGAGGCCCTCGCCGAGCTGGACAAGCTGTCCCACGCCGAGCTGCTGGAGATGGCGACGGTGGCGCGGGCGCTGGGCTACACCGGCTCGCCCGAGACGCTCGACTCGGCGGTGTCGCCGCGCGGCTTCCGGTTGCTGGCCAAGGTGCCGCGGCTGCCGGGCGCGATCATCGACCGGCTCGTGGAGCACTTCGGCGGACTCCAGAAACTGCTGGCCGCCAGCGTGGACGACCTCCAGACCGTGGACGGCGTCGGCGAGGCCCGGGCGCGCAGTGTGCGGGAGGGCCTGTCGCGGCTGGCGGAGAGCTCGATCCTGGAGCGGTACGTCTGA